A genomic stretch from Deltaproteobacteria bacterium includes:
- a CDS encoding DUF4445 domain-containing protein translates to MDSITFLPFGKKTRPDGRQTLLQMAQDLGVPLQAPCGGKKKCGKCRVIVETAEGLLPLPSEWERETLGEGIEQGFRLACETVLSTGAVIRIPEESRIQPAVILTADTGSSVHLTLKPAVAPFYVEVPEPALDLARADSQRLSKALEETYGFQILPLDLPVLKRLPQALRSGKGETALIRNKKEVIALIPGRQEHCFGMAFDIGTTTVVGYLFDLKTGRRLSVRSDLNPQSAFGDDVISRIAFCRKEPGGLDRLRKTIIQCLNRLIAEASAEAGIDPLQIVEATAVGNSAMHHLLIGLDPRYLALAPYPLVLQDPQDIKARDLDLEINPAGYLHLLPLKAGFVGSDTIAGILATGLHKHKDPALFMDLGTNGEIVVGNKAHLICCSTAAGPAFEGGHIRWGMRAASGAIEQVKIEPDSLEVSWKTIGHQPPVGLCGSGIISAMAEMIRRGIILAKGNFNPEIRSPRLRKAETGWEFVLVWGSETARGQDIVITRKDVAEMQLAKSALYAGAVLSQEILGGKPIRRILLAGAFGNYADPLDGCTLGLFPDYQGLELRRVGNTAGYGACLALLNTGKRKEADRISRKMEYLELAAHPRFKELFVSGFFFQSARDYLDSIGNSFLDADRSRLPRF, encoded by the coding sequence ATGGACTCTATAACTTTTCTACCTTTCGGGAAAAAAACCCGGCCCGACGGCCGGCAAACCCTACTGCAAATGGCCCAGGATCTGGGGGTCCCGCTTCAAGCCCCCTGCGGGGGCAAGAAAAAATGCGGGAAATGCAGGGTCATCGTCGAGACGGCCGAAGGTTTATTGCCTTTGCCCAGTGAATGGGAACGGGAAACCCTGGGAGAAGGCATCGAACAGGGATTCCGGCTGGCTTGCGAAACCGTTTTATCGACCGGGGCCGTAATCCGCATCCCGGAAGAAAGCCGTATTCAACCAGCGGTCATATTGACCGCCGACACCGGGTCTTCGGTTCATCTGACCCTGAAACCGGCAGTCGCCCCCTTTTATGTGGAAGTCCCTGAACCTGCGCTGGATCTGGCCAGGGCCGATAGCCAACGACTTTCCAAGGCCCTTGAAGAAACCTATGGGTTCCAAATCCTGCCCCTCGATCTCCCTGTTTTGAAAAGGCTTCCCCAGGCCCTTCGTTCGGGAAAAGGGGAAACCGCCCTGATAAGGAACAAAAAAGAGGTTATTGCCCTGATCCCCGGAAGACAAGAGCATTGTTTTGGAATGGCCTTTGATATAGGCACCACCACGGTGGTCGGTTATCTTTTTGATCTAAAAACCGGCCGGAGGCTCTCGGTCCGATCGGACCTGAATCCGCAGAGCGCCTTTGGAGACGATGTAATCAGCCGGATTGCTTTTTGCCGGAAAGAGCCAGGTGGGCTGGACCGGCTCCGGAAAACCATTATTCAATGTTTAAATCGCCTGATTGCCGAGGCTTCGGCCGAGGCGGGTATTGATCCCCTTCAAATCGTGGAAGCGACGGCCGTTGGAAACTCGGCCATGCATCATCTTCTGATCGGACTGGATCCCCGTTATCTGGCCCTGGCACCCTACCCGCTGGTTCTTCAAGACCCGCAGGATATAAAGGCCCGGGACCTCGACCTGGAAATCAACCCCGCCGGGTACCTGCACCTGTTACCCTTGAAGGCCGGATTTGTTGGCAGCGATACGATTGCCGGCATCTTGGCCACCGGTCTTCATAAGCATAAGGATCCGGCCCTTTTTATGGATCTCGGCACCAATGGGGAAATCGTGGTCGGGAATAAAGCACACCTGATCTGTTGTTCCACGGCGGCCGGTCCGGCCTTTGAGGGCGGACATATACGATGGGGCATGAGGGCCGCCAGCGGGGCCATTGAACAGGTTAAAATAGAACCGGATTCCCTGGAAGTGTCCTGGAAAACCATCGGCCATCAACCGCCGGTCGGACTTTGCGGCTCCGGCATCATCTCGGCCATGGCCGAAATGATCCGAAGAGGGATTATCCTGGCCAAAGGAAATTTTAATCCGGAAATTCGATCTCCCCGTCTGCGAAAGGCTGAAACCGGTTGGGAATTCGTTCTGGTCTGGGGCTCTGAAACGGCCCGGGGTCAGGATATAGTCATCACCCGGAAAGATGTGGCGGAAATGCAATTGGCCAAATCGGCCCTTTATGCCGGGGCGGTATTATCGCAGGAGATTTTGGGTGGAAAGCCGATCAGGCGGATTCTCCTGGCCGGGGCCTTCGGTAACTATGCCGATCCTCTGGACGGCTGCACCCTCGGTCTCTTCCCGGATTACCAGGGCCTGGAGCTCAGGCGGGTGGGGAACACCGCCGGTTATGGAGCCTGCCTGGCCCTGTTGAATACCGGGAAAAGAAAAGAGGCTGACCGGATCAGCCGAAAGATGGAATACCTGGAACTGGCCGCCCATCCCCGTTTTAAAGAATTATTTGTCTCGGGCTTTTTTTTCCAATCCGCCCGGGATTATCTTGATAGTATAGGAAATTCCTTTTTGGACGCAGATCGAAGCAGATTGCCAAGATTTTGA
- a CDS encoding Tim44 domain-containing protein, with amino-acid sequence MSRIGKIFGIGLILVFTMAIISSEVWARAGGGRSGGFRGSRSFSAPRTQSPGTSQFQRSTPPSSGFMNRPFSQSTGSPFLRGLAGGVAGGFLGSMLFSGLGHGAMGSGWGSGGGLGGSGFGFLEIILIGVLIFFIFRFIRNRKKNEFSRNAAAAYSPPPYQQDQQADPYAAPIQSPDQEVEAGISHIQSMDQNFDPLAFKDWVQDLFFKIQAAWGNQDLSPIGPFLTSQMNGIFQQDLDGMKTAGRVNRLENIAVRSVDITEAWQEEGKDFITILFYANLLDYTEDKNTGAIVSGSKTEPVKFREFWTFVRPVGSRGTWQLSAIQQEN; translated from the coding sequence ATGAGCAGAATTGGTAAAATTTTCGGAATCGGACTCATCCTGGTCTTTACGATGGCCATAATTTCCAGCGAGGTCTGGGCCAGGGCCGGCGGGGGCCGTTCCGGGGGATTCCGGGGCAGCCGTTCCTTTTCGGCACCCCGAACCCAGTCGCCCGGGACCTCTCAGTTTCAGAGGAGCACCCCTCCATCTTCCGGTTTTATGAACCGGCCCTTTTCCCAGTCCACGGGAAGTCCTTTTCTGAGGGGCCTGGCTGGAGGTGTCGCCGGCGGCTTCCTGGGCAGTATGTTGTTTAGCGGCCTGGGGCATGGCGCCATGGGGTCCGGTTGGGGCTCCGGTGGGGGGTTAGGCGGTTCGGGGTTTGGTTTTCTAGAGATTATTTTAATCGGGGTTTTGATCTTTTTTATCTTCCGTTTTATTCGGAACAGAAAAAAAAACGAGTTTAGCCGAAACGCGGCTGCCGCTTACTCGCCTCCTCCCTATCAACAAGATCAACAAGCGGACCCCTATGCCGCCCCAATACAGAGCCCGGACCAGGAGGTAGAAGCCGGGATTTCCCACATCCAGTCCATGGATCAGAATTTCGATCCCCTGGCCTTCAAAGACTGGGTCCAGGACCTGTTTTTTAAGATCCAGGCCGCCTGGGGCAATCAGGATTTGAGTCCGATCGGTCCTTTTCTTACCAGTCAGATGAATGGGATTTTCCAGCAGGATTTGGATGGGATGAAGACCGCCGGTCGCGTCAACCGTCTGGAAAACATCGCCGTCCGGTCGGTGGATATTACCGAGGCCTGGCAGGAGGAGGGAAAAGATTTTATTACCATCCTTTTCTATGCCAATCTGTTGGATTACACGGAAGATAAAAATACAGGGGCCATCGTTTCCGGCAGCAAGACCGAGCCGGTCAAATTCAGGGAATTCTGGACCTTCGTGCGGCCCGTGGGAAGCCGGGGCACCTGGCAGTTGAGCGCCATTCAACAGGAGAACTAG